In the genome of uncultured Paludibaculum sp., the window GCGCTGGTCCAGCATCTCGACCATGATCGTCTTCTGGCCTTCTATGCGGAACGGGTTCACGCTGTTCAACAGGTAGATGCCCGTCTTTTCCGCCAGAACGCGAACCAGGGCCAGGATCTGGTCGAAGTTGGCTTCCACCTGGAGTGTCAGGGCACCATATTCGAGGGCCTGGGCGAGCTTGCCATAGCTGATGTTGCCATGAGGCAGGAAGATGATGGGCGTCATGCCGGCGCTGGCCGCATAGGCAGCCATGGAGGCCGAAGTGTTGCCGGTGGACACGCAGGCCACACGCTTCATGCCCAGGCGGAGGCCCTGGGTCGCCCCGCAGGTCATCCCGTTGTCCTTAAAGGACCCGGTGGGGTTGAAGCCCTGATGCTTAAACACGAGGGCATCGAGGCCGCCGAAGCCGGCCGCAGGCGGCGCCGGTAACAGTGGCGTGTTCCCTTCCCTTAGCGTGACGGCCTTGTGGGCCGTGGTGTCGACGAAACCAAGCAGCTCGCGGTAGCGCCAGACGCCGGACTGGTCGATGGGCGCATTCGACATACGCCGCTCGCGCCAGAGGCGTTTGGTCGCCGTCGGGTCGAGCGCCATGCCGGGGTATGTGGCTTCGATCAGGGCGCCACAGCGCGGGCAGGTATAGAGAACCTCCTCCACGCCAAACTGGGCGCGGCATTGAGGGTTCAGACAGGAGAGGAGTGCGGGTGCCAACTCTCTAGTTTACGCGAGGTAGAAGACCTGCTCCAGCGGGCGCATCCGTTCGTCGGCGTTGCGGCCCGTTGTGTCCTCGAAGAACTCGCGCATTTCGGCCTGCCAGCGCGCGTTGACGTCGAGGCCGG includes:
- the thrC gene encoding threonine synthase, with amino-acid sequence MAPALLSCLNPQCRAQFGVEEVLYTCPRCGALIEATYPGMALDPTATKRLWRERRMSNAPIDQSGVWRYRELLGFVDTTAHKAVTLREGNTPLLPAPPAAGFGGLDALVFKHQGFNPTGSFKDNGMTCGATQGLRLGMKRVACVSTGNTSASMAAYAASAGMTPIIFLPHGNISYGKLAQALEYGALTLQVEANFDQILALVRVLAEKTGIYLLNSVNPFRIEGQKTIMVEMLDQRDWHVPDWVVVPGGNLGNISAFGKGFRELLAMGFIDRLPRFAVVQAAGSAPFYEYFRDRSEFRSIPDPETLATAIRIGDPVSWPKAIQVIDESNGVVEKVTEQEIADAKAIVGQCGIGCEPASAATLAGIKKLTAAGVMAPDADVVAILTGNVLKDPDYIYKYHTGQLKTPSAVPIAPTFGNAPVVVPNDPEKIAALLQERQGS